A stretch of Arachis hypogaea cultivar Tifrunner chromosome 15, arahy.Tifrunner.gnm2.J5K5, whole genome shotgun sequence DNA encodes these proteins:
- the LOC112750776 gene encoding uncharacterized protein: MSVIQKFFIASMFMLAVPVAILYGFNNNLFPGTDNLSPYSVTLVSGFLAVISVNVVIAFYIYLAMREPAENHEPDPKFLAEAKASMKQPTTDAPQSSDSQKKEQ, encoded by the exons ATGAGTGTGATTCAGAAGTTTTTCATTGCTTCAATGTTCATGTTGGCTGTCCCTGTTGCAATTTTGTATGGTTTTAACAATAATCTGTTTCCTG GAACAGACAATTTGTCCCCTTACTCTGTGACACTAGTGAGTGGATTTCTTGCGGTTATATCAGTTAATGTAGTCATAGCATTTTACATATACTTGGCGATGAGGGAACCTGCCGAAAATCACGAGCCAGATCCCAAATTTCTCGCTGAGGCCAAGGCTAGTATGAAGCAGCCAACAACTGATGCTCCGCAATCTTCTGACTCTCAGAAGAAAGAACAGTAG